A single genomic interval of Prunus dulcis chromosome 5, ALMONDv2, whole genome shotgun sequence harbors:
- the LOC117628255 gene encoding uncharacterized protein LOC117628255 isoform X2 yields the protein MNAAQTQDSFIMKPIDQRERTRSRNDVLTRRLKNRERQRRYRARKRLEADMKKPSIIKQSPPPQVEVQMNGFVSNYVPRVHCKRDWKKDARRARVSEYPEVTPNGCAVLTPMSTSESQTVLLSGTTAEPLLDSETHSEISVNQNNFEMHRPKLCRRDWKADARKKKN from the coding sequence ATGAATGCTGCTCAAACACAAGATAGTTTTATAATGAAGCCTATTGATCAAAGAGAGCGCACCAGAAGTCGTAATGATGTTCTGACTCGTCGCCTGAAGAACCGAGAACGACAACGTAGGTATAGGGCCCGGAAGCGCCTTGAAGCAGATATGAAGAAGCCTAGCATCATAAAGCAATCACCTCCACCACAAGTAGAAGTGCAAATGAATGGATTTGTTAGCAATTATGTACCCCGTGTGCACTGTAAACGAGATTGGAAAAAGGATGCAAGGAGGGCTCGTGTTTCTGAGTATCCTGAAGTTACACCTAATGGTTGTGCTGTCCTTACTCCTATGTCAACCAGTGAGAGTCAAACTGTGTTATTATCTGGAACTACGGCAGAGCCACTATTAGATAGTGAAACCCATTCCGAGATATCTGTGAACCAGAATAACTTTGAAATGCATAGACCCAAACTGTGTCGAAGAGATTGGAAAGCCGAtgcaaggaagaagaaaaactaa
- the LOC117628255 gene encoding uncharacterized protein LOC117628255 isoform X1, producing the protein MELPTLDLKAGKDMNAAQTQDSFIMKPIDQRERTRSRNDVLTRRLKNRERQRRYRARKRLEADMKKPSIIKQSPPPQVEVQMNGFVSNYVPRVHCKRDWKKDARRARVSEYPEVTPNGCAVLTPMSTSESQTVLLSGTTAEPLLDSETHSEISVNQNNFEMHRPKLCRRDWKADARKKKN; encoded by the exons ATGGAGCTGCCAACATTGGATTTAAAG GCAGGCAAAGATATGAATGCTGCTCAAACACAAGATAGTTTTATAATGAAGCCTATTGATCAAAGAGAGCGCACCAGAAGTCGTAATGATGTTCTGACTCGTCGCCTGAAGAACCGAGAACGACAACGTAGGTATAGGGCCCGGAAGCGCCTTGAAGCAGATATGAAGAAGCCTAGCATCATAAAGCAATCACCTCCACCACAAGTAGAAGTGCAAATGAATGGATTTGTTAGCAATTATGTACCCCGTGTGCACTGTAAACGAGATTGGAAAAAGGATGCAAGGAGGGCTCGTGTTTCTGAGTATCCTGAAGTTACACCTAATGGTTGTGCTGTCCTTACTCCTATGTCAACCAGTGAGAGTCAAACTGTGTTATTATCTGGAACTACGGCAGAGCCACTATTAGATAGTGAAACCCATTCCGAGATATCTGTGAACCAGAATAACTTTGAAATGCATAGACCCAAACTGTGTCGAAGAGATTGGAAAGCCGAtgcaaggaagaagaaaaactaa
- the LOC117629276 gene encoding ADP-ribosylation factor-like protein 2: MGLLSIIRKIKRKEKEIRILMVGLDNSGKTTIVLRINGEDTSVVSPTLGFNIKTITYQKYTLNIWDVGGQKTIRSYWRNYFEQTDGLVWVVDSSDLRRLDDCKMELDNLLKEERLSGSSLLILANKQDIKGVLTPEEIAKVLNLEAMDKTRHWEIVGCSAYTGDGLLEGFDWLVQDIASRIYVLD, from the exons ATGGGGCTTCTCAGCATCATTcgaaaaattaaaaggaaggaaaaagaaattcgTATACTCATGGT TGGGCTTGACAATTCTGGCAAGACTACCATTGTTCTCAGGATTAATGGAGAGGACACCAGCGTTGTCAGTCCCACACTCGGCTTCAACATCAAGACCATCACTTACCAAAA GTATACCCTTAATATATGGGATGTTGGGGGACAGAAAACAATAAGATCTTACTGGAGAAACTATTTTGAGCAAACTGATGGTCTGGTATGGGTAGTTGACAGTTCAGATCTTAGAAGGTTGGATGACTGCAAAATGGAACTTGATAATCTTTTGAAGGAAGAG AGGCTATCTGGATCATCCTTATTGATACTAGCAAATAAACAGGACATAAAAGGTGTTCTTACTCCAGAAGAAATTGCTAAG GTTTTGAACTTGGAGGCGATGGATAAAACTCGGCATTGGGAAATTGTTGGCTGCAGTGCATACACGGGAGATGGACTGCTTGAGGGATTTGATTGGTTGGTCCAAGATATTGCCTCTCGGATCTATGTGCTGGACTAA